The genome window AGCAAGGTTTGGAGGCCAGGTGGGCTGGTGCTGGGGCCAGAGTTGGGGGTCCGGGTGGGTGAGGACCTGAGCCTCATTTCCAGGTCTGTATACCTGCACAACAACAAGCTGGCTGATGCCGGGCTGCCAGACAACATGTTCAATGGCTCTAGCAACGTCGAGATCCTCATTCTGTCTAGCAACTTCCTGCGCCATGTGCCCAAGCACCTGCCACCTGCCCTCTACAAGCTGCACCTCAAggttgggggcagagggcagggaggggcagggaccaCACTGGGGGAGATCCCAGGCCCACGAGGGCACATTGCTGAGGATGTGGGGCCTTGGGCGCCTGCTGGAAGGCACAGCGTCCACTGCTGTCAGCACATCACCCAGGGTGCTCTGGGCTCGGGCCccctctccctggctccccaGACCCCTCCCACACCTCATCCCAGGGCTCTGCCCTTCCGCTTGACTGTCCCTCATATTCCCTCCCCTACCACCCCACTCACCAGAACAACAAGCTGGAGAAGATCCCGCCAGGTGCCTTCAGTGAGCTGAGCAACCTGCGTGAGCTGTACCTGCAGAACAACTACCTGACAGACGAGGGCCTGGACAATGAGACCTTCTGGTGAGGCCCTGCCTGGGCCCTCGGTGTGAGCACCTGCCTGGGAAGCTCCCCCCGGGGCCCACCCAGCCAGGTGTTCTCACCCACCTGGCCCCGTCAAGTTTCCTGGGAGAATGAACTTTGAGGTTTGTGCCTCTGCTGACATTTCTGTCCCCAAGACCAAGTGGTATGTACAGGTCAGGCCTGCCCAAACTCCAGCGAGGCAGGGAAGCATTTGCAGAGACTGGCTTCTTGGTACAAAACAGAAACTCAAGCTTTCTTGTTaaagacaaaaatacattttcattgtttaGAGCCCAGGGTAGCCACAAGAGGCCTTAGTTCAACAATCACTCTTCAAATAACGTCCTATGTGTCAGAAACTATGCTAGATCCTTCCTATGCCAATATATCATTAAATCAACCTGTGAGAGGTTCGGAGAGGATGGAGGTGCCCCAGTCagctggtggcagagctgggataaaGTGGGGGCAGTTTCCTCACCATCTCCCTGGGGAATAATGGTGGAAGCCAGCTCCATGTGGGCTCCTGCCCACTGTCCCAATTCTTTCTGGCCCTAGGAAGCTCTCCAGCCTGGAGTACCTGGATCTGTCCAGCAATAACTTGTCGCGGGTGCCCGCGGGGCTCCCACGCAGCCTGGTTCTGCTGCACCTGGAGAAGAATGCTATCCGGAGTGTGGACGCGGACGTCCTGACCCCCATCCGCAGCCTGGAGTACCTGCTGCTGCACAGCAACCAGCTGCACGCCCGAGGCATCCACCCGCGGGCCTTCCAGGGCCTCAAGCGGCTGCACACGGTACACCTATACAACAACGCGCTGGAGCGCGTGCCCAGCGGCCTGCCCCGCCGCGTGCGCACCCTCATGATCCTGCACAACCAGATCACCGGCATCGGCCGCGAAGACTTCGCTACCACCTACTTCCTGGAGGAGCTCAACCTCAGCTACAACCGCATTGCCAGCCCAGAGGTGCACCGGGATGCCTTCCGCAAGCTGCGCCTGCTGCGCTCGCTGGATTTGTCAGGCAACCGGCTGCGCACACTGTCCCCCGGGCTGCCACGCAACGTGCATGTGCTGAAGGTCAAGCGCAATGAGCTGGTTGCCCTGGCACGTGGGGCGCTGGCCGGTATGGCCCAACTGCGTGAGCTCTACCTCACTGGCAACAGGCTGCGCAGCCGGGCCTTGGGCCCCCGTGCCTGGGTTGACCTCGCGGGTCTACAGGTAaccaggaggggcagggggctgctGGTAGGCTGCCCTGAGGTACCTGCTGGGGAAGCAGGGCCTTAGAGTTGGTGGGCCTGGGCCTTGCAGAGGGTCTCCGCATAGCAGTGAAAGGCAGAGTACAGCTGGTATGGCCAGGCTGAGCTCCCTACATGCAGGTACAGGCTCAAGGAGGGCTATGGAGATAAGGGGAGGGTATGGCCGCAGGTTAGGAGGACTGGAGGCACAGGGCAATTCCTCCCGGAGAGTCAGGCTCACTCACCTGCAGGTATGGGAATAGGTGCCTGGAGAAGGCTAGGCTTGGCTGGGCTTGGGGCAGGAGAGGGCAGCAAGGCTAGCCAGGTGGCTGATCTCACCCGTCGGCAGAGAGCTGGGTGCCCTACTTGAGGGCTTCTGGGGCTGGCGAGTGGTTGTGACTTCTGGGGCTGCTCTCAGAGTCATGTGGGGGGAGTGGCAGTGTCTGCCGTATGAATCAAATCTCTTCCGTTACAAATGCAGTTTCCCTACCCAACCAGGCAAAAGGGAAACCTCTTTAGAGAAACTTGGAAGGCAGGGCTGAGGGGCTGTGAGGTCAGGAACTGCCCCTCCACTGCTCTGCCAGGACCCTCTccctgtgctctgggctgctccTCCTTTCTCAGGGTTCTTCTCAAGTGTCACTTCCTGGGGAGGCCTTCCCGAGCTGCCTGCCacttttttctgtcttgttttcttcCTAACCCTTCTCCCTTCCGGGCATTAGGTCATCTGTCTGCTTGTTtgctgcctgccctccccactaGGATAAGGGGCAGGCATTTTAGTCTGTTGTGCTCACTGCTGGCCCAGGGCCTCAGCGTGGTAGGCTCACAGGACATTCTTGGCAGGGGCCTGGTGGGGCACGGGAGCTGTCAGGGTGGGATGTCTGAGTGCAGGAAAGAGTCCTGGAGAGTgcgggcagggaggtggggccgAGCCCTGAGGACAGAGCTGGGTGGGAGCTGGAGAAGGCAGTGGGCCTGCAGGAGCAGCCATTGTCTCTCATCTCCCAGACACCAGTCTGACCACCTGAGCCAGTCCCTCTGGGGTATTGCTTAGGAACCTGTTCCCCAGGGGCACAAACCCCACTGTCCTCTCCTCCACACCTGCTCTCTCTGCTTTTTCTAACTTGCATCCACCTAGGCACCCACCGGAAACCTGGGAGCTGCTCTTGACGTCCCCTTTTCCTGCCATCTGCCCCCCAGTGCCTGCTGTGACTAAGCCCAGCCAATTCTACCAtcacatctctctctgcctctctccagccCTGCTGTATATACCCCAAGTCAAACCACCACCGTTTCTTGCCTGGACCCTGGTGTCCTAGGAGCTCCCTACTCCTGTATTCCATATGCAGAGGGTGTCTAAAAAAATACATGCTCACCATAACACTCCTGTCCAGAACCCCTCTGTGGCACCTGTTGCCCTTAGAACCCAGACCAGAATCCTTGCACAGCCTTCAAGCCTTGGTCTTCCCCTGCTCCCAACTGCTCTTCTTAGTTCCCCAGACACACTGGGCATTGCTTATACCAGCTCTTCTGCTGGAAGCATCTTTTCCTCCCTAATGTCACCTCCTCACTCATCCATTCCATGAGCCTGTAGCCTGTACCGAGCCCCCGCCAGCACACAGCTCTAGGACTGGAGATGCAGCAGGGAATAAGACAAAGGGAGCAGTACCGTCCTCTGAGAGCTTACATACGTAGGACTCAGCCCAAGTGTCGCCTGGCTTCCTGAGGGTGGGGCAGTGTCTCAGTGAATTCCATGTCCCCACTGCCCATGGGCACTGAGGGTGTTGGAATGAATGAGGAAGTGGGGGAGCTGTGCAGAGGGAACACAGCGGGGAGCAGGGAGCCCTGCTGGGTAGGGAAGGTGACAGGGAGGCTCCCTAAAGTGTGTGAAGCTTGTGCTCCCCTTGAATCTGGATTCTTGGCCTCCAGTATCCTGACCCTGAGCCTCAGCCTGTCAGGTTGGGAAGGGAGCTTAGAGATGACAGAATCCCACCTGGGGCTGCACAGGTGTGTGTTGGGGTTGAGGGTGTACTGAAAGCCTGAGGGACAGGCAGTGAGCTGGGCCCATGCATGTCCAGGTTCCCTGACTATTTCAGGTTCTGCTCTGGGAAAACCACCCCATTTCCTGGCTGCCTGCTTCTGGGACTCTAGGCATGTAGTGACCAAGACTGAATAGCCTGGATACTTGCTGCCATGCCGGGGTCACTGTGGGCCTCGAACCCTTGCTCTTGGCCCCTGCAATCCTCCCCACCCTCATCTGGGACCCAGTGGGGCAAGACTCAGAGACTGGAGGgtccctggcccctgccctgctggTGTATTTAGTCTGATGAGGAGGACAGATGTGTTGAAGAGAAAGGGCTGTAACTCTCAGACACCTTGGCTGTGAATTCATAGGGGAGGCAGAAGGAGCTGGGCAGGACAGACATCAGAGTAAAGGTTTGGAGTCGGGCTCACCAGGTCCAGCCCTGTACACTCCTTGGACAGatctcttaacttctctgagcctctgcttccccTAGGGATAGTTACAGACCCTAACTCTCAGGGTTATGGTGAGATTTAGGTAGGCTGAGGGTTGGTGGGAGCTTTGCAGTTGCTAAGTGCTTTGACTCCCTGGTCACCCCTGCAGCTGCTGGACATTGCGGGGAATCAGCTCACAGAGATACCCGAGGGGCTCCCAGAGTCACTCGAGTACCTGTACCTGCAGAACAACAAgattagcacagtgcctgccaaTGCCTTCGACTCCACACCCAACCTCAAAGGGATCTTTCTCAGGTAGGAGTCCCCTGGGGCCCTGCAAAGCCCCCTGGGGTCCACCTCAGCTCTAGTGGGATAggggaggcacagggaacagCTCGCAGGCAGAGGTCAGTGTTAGAAGCCTGGCTTCACAGCTGACTGGCTGTGGACTGGGTGCATCTCAGAACCCCTGAGCCTCTTTTTCCTCAGCCCTTAAGGGTGGGGACAGTCCTGGCCAGACCAGGTAAGGTCACAGGCTTATAAAAGGGCTTTAGGAACTTTGAAGGCCATACCTGTGGGCATGGTTGTTGTTACTGTGGCAGGAAGGGACCCCCAGAGAGCGTCTTCCCGATTTACAGCTGGGAAAGCTGAGACCCAGGCAACACCAGTGACTGCTGTGTGCAGAGCCAGCCTTGGACCCAGGACAGCACGTGTCCAGTCCTCACAGAGCTCCGGGGCTTTAGAATGATTCGGGGACGCAGCTCCCCAAGGAGAtgagcttccatacagcaaagtgAGGGGCATCCTTCCcaacagcacccccacccccaaatcagAGAAGGTGATAGGTCAGAGATAGGCAGAATGTGCACTCCCAGGGGCTTTGAGGCCCAGACATAGGGGTGGAGTGTGACCTGTGCCTCAGCTCTTACTAGGGACTGAGGTTAGAGCCCAGCCTCCACCTTCCCACAGCTGGAGTCTGTCCCAGGCTCAGCTTGGCACTGGCCttgactatgtgccaggcaccaaggTGACCCCAGGCCGACAGCCCTAGAGCCTCAGACCTTGAGGTTAATGCCAGAGGGCAGACAGAGAGGAGGcacctgcccctgcctgcccctcccaaaTCACAGTGAGAGTGTATGCAGAGGGAGGCCTGCCCCTCATCCTGTGGGTGGAGGTGCagggccagcccctgccccagagctGTGGCCCACTGCACAGCGGAGGTTGGACTCGCCATGCCAAGCTTGGCAGTCCCTGCCTCTTGTGCTTGGTGCCACCACCTGGAGGCCtgttccctcccctttcccttctgGGGCCGGTGAGTGGGGACTCCGAGGGCTGGGCTCCTGGCACTGAGCCACACGGTGGCCTGCCCAGGTTTAACAAGCTGGCTGTGGGCTCTGTGGTGGAAAGCGCCTTCCGGAGACTGAAGCACCTGCAGGTCTTGGACATAGAAGGCAACTTTGAGTTCGGTGACGTTTCCAAGGACCGGGGCCggttggaggaggaagaagaagaggatgAGGAGAACGAGGAGGATGAGGacgaggaagaagagaaaaggcgATAGTGTCAGGGTGAACCGGATGTGACGTAGGTAGGTGGTCTGTGGGGACGCACGAACTGCTCCTTTGCAGTTTCTTGTCCCGACCCCAGTCCGGGGTCTTTCTGCCCCCTCTTCACCATCTGTCCCCTGCTTCAATTCCACGAGCACTCGGTAGGCGCCAGGCCCCGGGCAGAAGTGGGGAATAACAGCGAGCCTGCAGGCGGCCAGCACATGCTGGGCTCTACCCGGGTGAAGATGCCCCGGTGGGGCGGGCACAGGGGCTGGGGTGTGGAAGCAGGGAAAGGACGTGGGGCCCCGGCAGAGGCTGCTACTGTCATCGCAGCTGGAAAGGAGTGGATCCAGGGAGTGTAGACGACTCTGTCAAGAAGTTTGGCAGAGAAGAGTGATACAGAGTGATAGTGGGAAAGGGGCATGAGGTTCGGGCAGGACTCTGTTTACCTTATGCCTTTTTGAAGGAATAGAGCTGGTTTGAATGCTGCTGGGAGGGGCCCGTGCAGAGGAGGAGTCAGAGATGGAGGAGAGGAGAACCCGCTGTTCCCATCCCCATGGGAACAGCCGAGGGACTTGCTTTGGCAGGAGAGGCAGTGCTCCTTTCACggtggcaggaggggcagaggaCTGAGGGGCTGCAGTCACGTGCATGTTAATGACTCAGTGGCTGGCCATGTAGTCACACCAGCCAGGTGCCTTCAGCTCCTGTTTTCTCTGAGCAGCAGGAAGTGCTCAGCAAGccagggtgggtgtggaggagaGGGACAATGGGACCCGTCCATGGCTGGGGTTTTGGCCAGGTGTGTGGGACAGGAGGGGAAGGAACATGGAGACTGAGCTTATTGACAAAGGAATGGCTGTGGTTGTGGATCCTGGGGTCAGGCTGGGAAAGGGGGGTGCAGCAGGAGAGGGCGATGGGCAGAGCCACTGGAGATGCTAGGGTGGACGTGGTGGCGGTGAGGAAGCAGGAGGGCAGGCGTGGTGTCGGAGTGAGCGAGGCTGGGCTGCTGGGCTGCTGCCGGGATGCTGAGTTGAAGTAGGGCCCAGGTCAGagaggaggcccagggagggggaaGACCCCATGGGTGGGTGACCAAAGGGTCCAGCTGGTGACAGAACAGTATGCTTGGGGGCAGTTATCCCAGTGTGGGGGCCAGGCCCTAGGGCAGGGCTTGGAAGCCACTTTGCTCTccgcccagggcccagggcccagggcccagggcccaggggtaTGAAGGCAGAACCCCTGCTCTCCAGGCATCATCCTCTGGCAGAGCCACCCCGGTGACAGGGGTGACTGGTCATTCTGTGAGGACGCAGTGGCCCTCACAAGGGGGGCTGTGGAGCCTGGAAGGGAGAGAATCTGCCTTCTCTGGAGGACATTGGCCATGGTCAGGTCTGGTGAGTGGGGCCCTGGCAGAGGGCCCAGGAAGTGGCCAGAGGGCCCAGAAGCCCTCTGATCCACTTCAGGCCTGGTCAGGCCTCACAAGCACCTCTCGGTGggtggcccactggctctgggcTCCCAGGGGTAGCCTCTCCTGCCTGCGGTTGTCCGGCCCTCCCAGAGTCCCCTTGGGTGGCCGCCCAGCTCCCCAATACCACCCCCCACAGGCTGGTAAGTCTGCCCTGGCCTCCCTGACTCTCCCATGTGTTCTGCAGGACGATGGACTACTGGACCCCTTTCTGCAGTGCATGCCTGTGCCCTGTGAGCCTTGACTCtcccacacacacaggcacacccagCCCCGTGCCCACCAGACCCCTCAACCCCCAGCACACAGACTAAATACACAgtctcccatccccacccctcccgGCCATTCATCCCACAACCAGACAGGCACAGACACCACAACACACCCGCAAACAGCTGCATGTCACCTTCCAAACGGGTCCCACTCTCTGCCCCACACCCACCACTGCCATCATGCCCTCTAACTCATGCACACTCAGGGAAGGGTCTGGCCCCACCCTGGCACTCACTGGTGCCCACCCCCTCTCCCATGGAcacgcatgtacacacacacacacacacataagtcACATGCAAACAGTCTTCTGAGGCCTGCACTGACAGCTCTTCCCCCAGCCAGAATCGGCCAGGACAGCTCACCTTCTGCgtgtccatctgtctgtccatccactGGAGAAGACACAGTTTCCACCATGCTCTCTGTGCCCGGGTGCCTGCCACGCTCTGGAACTCATGGAAGCTGGCTTTGTTCTTTCCCTCCCTTTGGGGATAGGAGCTTTTGGAACCAGTGCCTCAGCCAGCCAGCCTGTTCCCCAGCTGCTGGGGCAGCCTCTCCCTGCCATGGTCTGGCCAGCCACAGGCATGTCTGATGGCCAAGCCCCCCTGAGGGCAAGGGGGCCAGTCCGCCATTGCTGGGGTTGTGCGCAGGAGtgaggtgggggcagcagggctgggtccagcagggaggaagggccGCTGCCCCATGACAGGACTTCTTTATTCTTTGGGCTTGCAGGCAGCTCTGGGTGCATTcggtttttcattcttttttaagaagaaagtattaCAAAAACCTTGAACAAAGCTGATTTTTCTTGTTACAGAAAAACTAATATAAAAGCATTACCCCTTTCTGGCAATTTGtggctgtgtttgtgtgtgtttcctgCAGGTGCTGGGCTGGTAcctggtgggggtgggcagggtaTGAGCACCTCCACACCCGGCTGGATCAGCAGGAGTCAGTGTAAAATTTCTGGGTGCCCACAAAGTAATCGTACAGGCAGAAGTCCAGGGCTGTGAGGGTCAGAGGCCTGCCCTCATTCTGGCCCCTGGGACAGGCTCACGTGCCTGCTGGCTGCCCTGGCAGGCCTGTGCCCACTCCGATAGCCCAGACAGACCTGTGTACACTAGCTACCTAGACAAGCCTGTTTACCTCTGGCTGCCTGGCAGGCCTGTGCATACTCTGACTGCTCAGATGGGCCAGCCTGTGCTGACAGCCTATGCTAGCCCAAAAAACAGATGCTGGCTGGAGTATGGTCGCTAAGCCCACAagacttgaaaaacaaaataccttTATTTAGTTATCACTGAATTTACAAACACAGGAAGGAATAGAAGATCTAACTCTGCGGTATCCCACAGGATTTTGGGGAGCACTGACCCCAGGGCTACACAGGCGGCTTGACTGAAGCATCCCAGGCAAGCCTACCTCCCTGCTCCCAGTGGGCCCACCTGTCCTGGGGAGGCTCGCCCGGATGTTTCAAGGGTCCCCACAGTCTAGTGAAGACAGCTCTGTCTCCGCATTGGATGAACTTTGTGAGAAGTAATGGGTGGGATGGGAAATGGGACAGGCTGTGGCATGTGGAAGGTAGTGGCCCTGGTCTTGGGCTTGGCCGGTCCTCCAGGAGAGCTGTTTGTCTGAGGCCACGTGTTAGCAGCAAAGCGAGGGCTGGCCTGGGCCGAGACGCagccagggcagagccaggatgctGTTGTGTCTTCATAAACTGATGGCAGTGTGGCTGAAGGGCTCCTGGGGAGGAGCAGAGCCTCTTGGCATCGGGCCTTCCGGGAGGGAGAGGCCAGGTCTTGGAAGACTTGAGTTAGGGCCCTGACCCTGACGTTACTTGCTCTAAGACCTGGGGCAAGTGTTTTCAGCTTGAAGAGCCTCAACTGTGAGATCCAGGAAGTGGGTGCCATAACCCCTGCCTGCCGCCCTCACAGGCCAATGTGGTGGGCATGTCCCAGCTGGGGCTTGGGCTGTGCTGGCCCATTGCTTTCTAGCTGGGACTCCCACATGCAGTCtttgtcctctctgagcctctatttTCCATCAAGTGGGGCTAATTTCAGCCTCTCAAGTGTGGGAAGAATGTGCAAGCCCAGCCCTGTCAGCTGCTAAGGAAAGTGGTGAGTTGAcacctgcccttggccccttGCCCTGGAGGCCTCCCTGGTCCCTGCAGCTCCACAGGCTCAAACATTGGTCTCAAGCTCGCTGATCTCAATGGTGCAGTGGTCCAGACTGGGGGCAGCTGGCTCCTCATCCTGT of Manis javanica isolate MJ-LG chromosome 4, MJ_LKY, whole genome shotgun sequence contains these proteins:
- the PODN gene encoding podocan isoform X2 — its product is MARSRALLVLLLLPPQLQLAAVLAVRAPGFGRSGAHSLSPEENEFVEEEPVLVLSPEEPGPGSATINCPRNCACSQEGVVDCGGIDLREFPGDLPEHTNHLSLQNNQLEKIYPEELSRLHRLETLNLQNNRLTSRGLPEEAFEHLTNLNYLYLANNKLTLAPRFLPNTLISVDFAANYLTKIYGLTFGQKPNLRSVYLHNNKLADAGLPDNMFNGSSNVEILILSSNFLRHVPKHLPPALYKLHLKNNKLEKIPPGAFSELSNLRELYLQNNYLTDEGLDNETFWKLSSLEYLDLSSNNLSRVPAGLPRSLVLLHLEKNAIRSVDADVLTPIRSLEYLLLHSNQLHARGIHPRAFQGLKRLHTVHLYNNALERVPSGLPRRVRTLMILHNQITGIGREDFATTYFLEELNLSYNRIASPEVHRDAFRKLRLLRSLDLSGNRLRTLSPGLPRNVHVLKVKRNELVALARGALAGMAQLRELYLTGNRLRSRALGPRAWVDLAGLQLLDIAGNQLTEIPEGLPESLEYLYLQNNKISTVPANAFDSTPNLKGIFLRFNKLAVGSVVESAFRRLKHLQVLDIEGNFEFGDVSKDRGRLEEEEEEDEENEEDEDEEEEKRR
- the PODN gene encoding podocan isoform X1 translates to MLELLLEEDADCTREGRAFLSPLEKEQHVPRPGERNYQVGLHHWGSWAGGAGREAGPSPDNPGVAGTMARSRALLVLLLLPPQLQLAAVLAVRAPGFGRSGAHSLSPEENEFVEEEPVLVLSPEEPGPGSATINCPRNCACSQEGVVDCGGIDLREFPGDLPEHTNHLSLQNNQLEKIYPEELSRLHRLETLNLQNNRLTSRGLPEEAFEHLTNLNYLYLANNKLTLAPRFLPNTLISVDFAANYLTKIYGLTFGQKPNLRSVYLHNNKLADAGLPDNMFNGSSNVEILILSSNFLRHVPKHLPPALYKLHLKNNKLEKIPPGAFSELSNLRELYLQNNYLTDEGLDNETFWKLSSLEYLDLSSNNLSRVPAGLPRSLVLLHLEKNAIRSVDADVLTPIRSLEYLLLHSNQLHARGIHPRAFQGLKRLHTVHLYNNALERVPSGLPRRVRTLMILHNQITGIGREDFATTYFLEELNLSYNRIASPEVHRDAFRKLRLLRSLDLSGNRLRTLSPGLPRNVHVLKVKRNELVALARGALAGMAQLRELYLTGNRLRSRALGPRAWVDLAGLQLLDIAGNQLTEIPEGLPESLEYLYLQNNKISTVPANAFDSTPNLKGIFLRFNKLAVGSVVESAFRRLKHLQVLDIEGNFEFGDVSKDRGRLEEEEEEDEENEEDEDEEEEKRR